Proteins from one Pleurocapsa minor HA4230-MV1 genomic window:
- a CDS encoding GAF domain-containing protein: protein MKDTSIKFANVTNLNELERQAIHTSSMIQPHGMILVLEEPNLNIVQATTNCHYAFGLKAQEMIGKTLEELFDPFQVDLIQKGVTQENLDFINPTKMWVRKNGGEYAIFDGVFHRNKDGILILELEPAESQETIPFLSFYHLAKASINQLQDSASLKDYCQIIVQEVRKVTGFDRVMLYKFDEDDHGAVVAEEKLDHLEPYLNLHFPASDIPKPARKLFSSNWIRLIPDAYAEPVELFPANHPHGDRPVDLTLSILRSPYPCHLEYLHNMGVGASLTISLIENGKLWGLIACHHLTPKYVPYELRKACEFLGRVIFSEISNRQESEDYDYRLKLDRLRSQIIDNMTQSENLVEALIKDESSLLDLAAATGAAVCLNGTWTMVGETPTEEALNFLVQWLYQNIDEEVFCTDSLAEVYPEADAYKNVASGLVAMAISRRNYVLWFRPEVIQTVNWGGDPNHAYQTINSDRGLRLSPRKSFELWKEEVRLTSLPWKQVEINGVRELRRVIVNIVLRQADELALLAQDLERSNSELKRFAYVASHDLQEPLNHVSNYVQLLEMRYGERLDADAKDFIGFAVEGVSLMQTLIDDVLIYSKVDSQSGEFTITDAQLALEQALTNLQRRIRDSDAEIIIADPLPTLKADSTQLMQLFQNLIVNALKFRSAEAPKIEIKVERQENEWLFSVRDNGIGIDPQFSDRIFIIFQRLHTRDEYPGTGMGLAICKKIIECHRGKIWVESELGKGSTFYFTIPVGGHERDLRNGRKAKNYSVGGGQ from the coding sequence GTGAAAGATACAAGTATTAAGTTTGCTAACGTTACCAATTTAAATGAACTAGAAAGACAGGCGATTCACACTTCTAGCATGATTCAACCTCATGGCATGATTTTAGTGCTAGAAGAACCGAATTTAAACATAGTTCAAGCCACTACTAATTGTCATTATGCTTTTGGCCTCAAAGCTCAGGAAATGATTGGCAAAACTTTAGAAGAGCTTTTCGATCCATTTCAAGTCGATCTGATTCAAAAAGGGGTCACTCAAGAAAACCTAGATTTTATTAACCCGACAAAAATGTGGGTGAGAAAAAATGGTGGAGAATATGCCATTTTTGATGGAGTTTTTCATCGTAATAAGGACGGCATTTTGATTTTAGAGCTAGAACCTGCTGAGTCTCAAGAAACTATTCCTTTTCTCAGTTTTTATCATTTAGCCAAAGCTTCCATTAATCAATTACAAGATTCTGCCAGTCTTAAAGATTACTGCCAAATTATTGTGCAAGAAGTACGCAAGGTAACTGGATTCGATCGCGTCATGCTCTACAAATTTGACGAAGACGATCATGGTGCAGTGGTTGCGGAAGAAAAGTTAGATCATCTTGAACCATATTTGAATTTGCATTTTCCTGCTTCAGATATTCCCAAGCCAGCCAGAAAGCTTTTCAGTTCTAACTGGATCAGACTAATTCCTGATGCCTATGCCGAACCTGTTGAACTGTTTCCCGCCAACCATCCTCACGGCGATCGCCCTGTAGATTTGACTCTTTCCATCCTCAGAAGTCCTTATCCTTGTCATTTGGAATATCTGCACAATATGGGAGTAGGGGCATCATTAACCATCTCCCTGATTGAAAATGGCAAACTCTGGGGACTAATTGCCTGTCATCATTTGACCCCTAAATACGTCCCTTACGAACTGCGTAAAGCCTGCGAATTTTTGGGCAGAGTAATCTTTTCCGAGATTTCTAATCGACAAGAAAGTGAAGACTACGATTATCGTCTGAAGCTAGATCGACTGCGATCGCAGATTATTGACAACATGACTCAATCAGAAAATCTGGTTGAAGCTTTAATTAAAGATGAATCTTCACTCCTCGATCTGGCTGCTGCGACGGGTGCTGCGGTGTGTCTTAATGGAACTTGGACGATGGTGGGGGAGACACCTACTGAAGAAGCGCTCAACTTTTTGGTGCAGTGGCTGTATCAAAATATTGATGAAGAAGTATTTTGTACTGATTCCTTAGCAGAAGTATATCCCGAAGCAGATGCTTATAAAAACGTTGCCAGTGGTTTAGTAGCGATGGCGATTTCTCGTCGTAATTATGTCCTGTGGTTTCGTCCAGAGGTAATTCAAACAGTCAACTGGGGTGGCGATCCTAATCATGCCTATCAAACCATTAATTCCGATCGAGGATTGCGTTTATCTCCGCGTAAATCCTTTGAATTGTGGAAAGAAGAAGTCCGTTTAACATCATTACCCTGGAAACAGGTAGAAATTAACGGTGTCAGGGAATTAAGACGAGTCATTGTCAATATAGTGCTACGTCAAGCAGACGAACTGGCATTGCTAGCGCAAGATTTAGAACGTTCTAACTCCGAGTTAAAAAGATTCGCCTATGTCGCTTCTCATGATTTGCAAGAACCCTTAAATCATGTTTCTAACTACGTTCAATTGTTAGAAATGCGCTATGGGGAACGTCTAGATGCAGATGCCAAGGACTTTATCGGTTTTGCGGTCGAAGGGGTGAGCCTGATGCAAACCTTGATTGATGATGTTCTAATTTATTCCAAAGTAGATAGTCAAAGTGGCGAATTTACCATTACAGATGCACAATTAGCCCTAGAACAAGCCCTAACCAATCTACAAAGAAGAATCCGCGATAGCGATGCCGAGATTATCATTGCCGATCCGCTACCTACTTTAAAAGCCGACAGTACTCAATTGATGCAGCTCTTCCAAAACTTAATTGTTAACGCGCTTAAATTCCGCAGCGCTGAGGCACCTAAGATTGAAATCAAGGTCGAACGTCAAGAAAATGAATGGTTGTTTTCTGTTCGAGATAACGGGATCGGGATCGATCCCCAGTTTAGCGATCGCATTTTTATTATTTTCCAGCGTCTCCATACTAGAGATGAATATCCAGGTACAGGGATGGGTTTAGCAATTTGTAAAAAAATTATTGAATGCCATCGCGGTAAAATCTGGGTTGAGTCAGAATTAGGTAAAGGATCGACTTTTTACTTTACGATCCCAGTAGGAGGACATGAGCGTGACCTTAGAAATGGACGAAAAGCCAAAAACTATTCTGTTGGTGGAGGACAATAA
- a CDS encoding hybrid sensor histidine kinase/response regulator, producing the protein MSKSSVEISQLQLNAGQKAIAILLIEDDLAEARLIQEILRNFDLNQFVLTHVQRLQTGLNQLKQQQFDLVLLDLTLPDSQGLSSVELLVQNSVHLPIVVLTNTNDNQLAIEAVRRGAQDYLVKRKINIDVLVRSIQYAIERQKASDLLRETNENLTNQIQQKTSELMKAKEINHFQSELVSMFSHDFRNPLTTVLSCTELLHNKNDLLSEERKVYLFQMLRNASKDMVQLLDEVLLVGQTESDTFQCNLTELNLELFCLELAEQLQFNANKKQIEVVFEARGKITQSAWDESLLKHILGNILANAIKYSPEGNKVLFELIPQTQDIVFRIQDWGIGIPSQDHHNLFQPFHRASNVGRIPGTGLGLAIAKSCVEAHQGQIVLDSEVDRGTIVTVTLPLLFLKPKIES; encoded by the coding sequence ATGTCCAAAAGCTCCGTCGAAATATCTCAGTTACAACTTAATGCTGGGCAAAAAGCGATCGCCATTTTATTAATTGAAGACGATCTTGCTGAAGCTAGGTTAATACAAGAGATTCTGCGCAACTTTGATTTGAATCAGTTTGTTCTAACTCATGTCCAACGACTGCAAACTGGTTTGAATCAATTAAAACAGCAGCAATTCGATTTGGTTTTACTCGATTTAACTTTACCTGATAGTCAAGGATTATCATCTGTAGAGTTATTGGTACAAAATTCTGTTCATTTACCGATCGTTGTCTTAACTAATACCAATGATAATCAGCTAGCAATCGAGGCGGTTCGGCGAGGAGCGCAGGATTATTTAGTCAAGCGCAAGATTAATATTGATGTTTTAGTCAGGTCGATTCAATATGCAATTGAACGACAAAAAGCCTCAGATTTACTACGAGAAACTAATGAAAATTTGACCAATCAAATTCAACAAAAAACCTCGGAGTTAATGAAAGCCAAAGAAATCAATCACTTTCAGTCGGAATTGGTTTCGATGTTCTCCCATGATTTTCGTAATCCTTTAACTACAGTCCTTTCTTGTACGGAACTGTTACACAATAAAAACGATCTTTTAAGCGAAGAAAGAAAAGTTTATTTATTTCAAATGTTGCGTAATGCCAGTAAAGATATGGTGCAACTTTTGGATGAAGTGCTGTTAGTTGGGCAAACTGAATCAGATACTTTCCAGTGTAATCTGACAGAATTAAATCTCGAACTATTTTGTTTAGAATTAGCAGAACAGTTACAGTTTAATGCTAATAAAAAACAAATAGAAGTTGTATTTGAAGCCCGAGGTAAAATCACCCAATCAGCTTGGGACGAAAGTCTATTAAAGCATATTTTAGGCAATATATTAGCCAATGCCATCAAATATTCTCCCGAAGGAAATAAAGTACTCTTTGAATTGATTCCGCAAACACAAGATATTGTCTTTCGCATTCAGGATTGGGGTATTGGTATTCCCAGCCAAGACCATCATAATCTGTTTCAACCCTTTCATCGTGCCAGCAACGTCGGCAGAATTCCTGGTACTGGATTGGGATTGGCGATCGCTAAAAGCTGCGTCGAAGCTCACCAAGGTCAAATTGTGCTGGATAGTGAAGTCGATCGAGGAACAATCGTTACCGTTACCTTACCTTTACTCTTTTTAAAGCCCAAAATAGAAAGTTGA
- a CDS encoding outer membrane protein assembly factor BamD, with amino-acid sequence MTVDNQEQFQQKYQAGKQAMEMGQYRLSIDNLEAAKDLVAPNSRRGGEAQIWLITAYQAANQIDQAIALAQELITHPDTQTREQAQRILYIMKAPKLERPKEWMSEIPDLTQADRGASRYVGSKKKPATSPEIKLEYSAAAPTETKDNQFIWFALSLIGIIIGSLVWLS; translated from the coding sequence GTGACAGTAGATAATCAAGAACAGTTTCAGCAAAAATATCAGGCAGGCAAACAAGCCATGGAAATGGGGCAATATCGCCTGAGTATTGACAACCTCGAAGCGGCTAAAGATTTGGTCGCTCCCAATTCTCGACGAGGTGGTGAGGCTCAGATTTGGCTGATTACAGCATATCAAGCAGCTAATCAAATCGACCAGGCGATCGCTCTAGCTCAAGAATTAATTACCCATCCTGATACCCAAACTCGCGAACAGGCACAGCGTATTCTCTATATTATGAAAGCGCCTAAGCTAGAGCGACCTAAAGAGTGGATGAGTGAAATTCCCGATTTGACTCAAGCAGATCGAGGCGCGTCTCGCTATGTAGGAAGCAAGAAAAAACCCGCAACATCCCCCGAAATAAAACTAGAATACTCCGCAGCAGCGCCGACTGAAACTAAAGACAATCAATTTATTTGGTTTGCCCTCAGCTTAATCGGCATAATCATTGGCAGTTTAGTCTGGCTCAGTTGA
- the sufR gene encoding iron-sulfur cluster biosynthesis transcriptional regulator SufR, translating to MTTTGLPSTKQNILQAILKHAPATASQLAQDLNLSSQAVRRHLHELEADGLIEYHSVQQGMGRPQHLYQLSSAGRDRLSPQKYSEFAVSFLDTLAETVGKEQVSLVLEKQWQRKAAEYRDRLGNGSLQQRIAKLVQLRQEEGYMAELHQASAEQKQGFILVEHNCAISDVAESYPSICGHELEMFAAVLPDCIIQRTQWINDGEHRCGYSIEAK from the coding sequence ATGACGACCACTGGTTTACCGTCTACTAAACAGAATATTCTCCAGGCTATACTCAAACATGCTCCAGCCACTGCTAGCCAACTAGCTCAAGATTTGAATTTGAGTTCCCAAGCTGTTCGTCGCCATTTGCATGAATTAGAAGCTGATGGCTTGATTGAATATCATTCAGTACAGCAAGGTATGGGTAGACCACAGCACTTGTATCAGTTAAGTAGTGCAGGACGCGATCGCCTTAGTCCCCAAAAATACAGCGAATTTGCGGTTAGTTTTTTAGATACCCTCGCCGAAACCGTCGGTAAAGAGCAGGTTAGTCTAGTTTTAGAAAAACAGTGGCAGCGCAAAGCAGCAGAATATCGCGATCGCTTAGGAAATGGCAGTCTTCAGCAACGGATTGCCAAGCTGGTACAGTTAAGGCAAGAAGAAGGCTACATGGCAGAATTACACCAAGCCTCTGCCGAACAAAAGCAGGGATTTATTCTAGTAGAGCATAACTGCGCTATTTCCGATGTAGCCGAATCCTATCCCAGTATTTGTGGACACGAACTAGAAATGTTTGCTGCGGTATTGCCAGACTGCATTATACAAAGGACGCAGTGGATCAACGATGGGGAGCATCGATGTGGATATTCCATTGAAGCAAAATAA
- a CDS encoding Rieske 2Fe-2S domain-containing protein, with translation MSSFNFFQHWYPLLPVEDIEPQKPTTATLLGIPLVIWKPASSSTYQVFLDRCPHRLAPLSEGRIDQSGNLMCSYHGWQFDTQGNCTRIPQADNPDLIAKQSQNFCATVYPSRQSNDLLWVWMDADTPEIAAQTALPLSAKIDASKGYVWSSMVRDLEYDWQTLVENVADPSHVPFAHHGIQGNRDRAMAIPLNIVRSTMDIIEAEVDKAFPTKITFEPPCHLEYDIILPGGDKQIGLVTYCLPVAPGKSRIVAQFPRNFAQKLHSLTPRWWDHIQNRNAVLDGDMVLLHQQESFLQNNNWKTAYKMPTSADSLVIEFRNWFDRYCDRKLPWSENSVNSISTTETSRQVLLDRYHQHTQHCSSCRQALKTIQLMQWLLLAYFVVVVATVAVLPDSLRISWGLYLTFSAILGLGIAAVLRFWLMPKFYFVDYVHSER, from the coding sequence ATGTCGTCGTTTAATTTTTTTCAGCATTGGTATCCTCTATTACCTGTTGAAGATATCGAGCCACAAAAACCGACTACTGCAACCTTACTAGGAATACCTCTAGTAATTTGGAAACCAGCATCATCATCAACCTATCAAGTATTTTTAGATCGCTGTCCCCATCGACTTGCACCTCTGAGTGAAGGCAGAATCGATCAGTCTGGTAATTTGATGTGTAGCTATCATGGTTGGCAGTTTGATACCCAAGGAAACTGTACTCGTATTCCTCAAGCAGATAATCCCGATCTGATCGCTAAACAAAGTCAGAATTTCTGCGCGACTGTCTATCCTTCACGGCAATCAAATGATTTACTTTGGGTATGGATGGATGCAGATACACCAGAAATCGCTGCTCAAACTGCTTTACCTCTATCAGCTAAAATTGATGCCAGTAAAGGCTATGTTTGGTCTTCAATGGTGCGGGATTTAGAGTATGACTGGCAGACGCTAGTAGAAAACGTCGCCGATCCTAGTCATGTTCCTTTTGCTCATCATGGCATTCAAGGAAATCGCGATCGCGCTATGGCAATTCCTTTAAATATCGTGCGATCGACGATGGACATCATTGAAGCAGAAGTTGATAAAGCTTTTCCCACGAAAATTACTTTTGAACCTCCCTGTCATTTGGAATATGACATTATTTTACCTGGGGGGGATAAACAAATAGGATTGGTTACCTATTGTCTGCCTGTTGCCCCTGGAAAATCTCGGATTGTGGCACAATTTCCGCGCAATTTTGCTCAAAAGCTTCATTCTTTAACACCTCGCTGGTGGGATCACATCCAAAATCGTAATGCTGTTTTAGATGGAGACATGGTTTTGCTGCATCAACAGGAAAGCTTTTTGCAGAATAACAATTGGAAAACTGCTTACAAAATGCCTACCAGCGCAGATAGTTTGGTAATTGAATTCCGTAATTGGTTCGATCGCTATTGTGATCGCAAATTACCCTGGAGTGAAAATAGCGTTAATTCTATTTCTACAACAGAAACGTCTCGCCAAGTTTTACTGGATCGCTATCATCAGCACACGCAACACTGTAGTAGCTGCCGCCAAGCCTTAAAGACGATCCAGCTTATGCAATGGCTGTTGCTGGCTTATTTTGTAGTAGTTGTTGCCACTGTGGCGGTATTACCAGATAGTCTGAGGATTAGTTGGGGTTTATATTTGACTTTCTCTGCCATCTTAGGATTGGGAATTGCTGCTGTCTTAAGATTTTGGCTGATGCCTAAATTTTACTTTGTAGATTATGTACATTCAGAAAGATAA
- the sufB gene encoding Fe-S cluster assembly protein SufB — MSANVKTLVNQPYKYGFVTDIETEQIPRGLSEDVVRLISAKKNEPEFMLEFRLKAYRQWLKMSEPDWPHVSYPAIDYQDIVYYSAPKKKQEKKGSLDEVDPAILETFEKLGIPLSEQKRLSNVAVDAIFDSVSIGTTFKEKLAEDGVIFCSISEAVEEYPELVQKYLGSVIPVGDNYFAALNSAVFSDGSFVFIPKGVTCPMELSTYFRINDGDTGQFERTLIVAEEGASVSYLEGCTAPMFDTNQLHAAVVELVALDNADIKYSTVQNWFAGDENGKGGIYNFVTKRGLCKGVNSKISWTQVETGSAITWKYPSCVLVGDNSVGEFYSIALTNNKQQADTGTKMIHVGKNTRSTIISKGICAGDSQGSYRGLVKIGNKATGARNYSQCDSMLIGDNAEANTFPYIQVANNTAKLEHEASTAKIGEEQLFYFAQRGISEEDAVSMLVSGFCKDVLNELPMEFAAEADKLLSLKLEGTVG, encoded by the coding sequence ATGAGTGCTAACGTCAAAACTTTAGTTAATCAGCCTTATAAGTATGGTTTCGTTACTGATATTGAAACTGAACAGATTCCTCGTGGTTTGAGCGAAGATGTCGTGCGTTTGATCTCGGCTAAGAAAAATGAGCCTGAATTTATGCTAGAGTTTCGCCTCAAAGCCTATCGTCAGTGGCTAAAAATGAGCGAACCTGACTGGCCTCATGTTAGTTATCCCGCGATCGACTATCAAGATATTGTTTATTATTCTGCACCGAAGAAGAAGCAGGAAAAAAAAGGTAGTTTGGATGAAGTAGATCCCGCGATCTTAGAAACTTTTGAGAAATTAGGCATTCCTTTATCAGAACAGAAAAGGCTTAGTAATGTCGCAGTAGACGCGATTTTTGATAGTGTTTCCATTGGTACAACTTTTAAAGAGAAGTTAGCGGAAGATGGTGTAATTTTTTGCTCAATCTCCGAAGCCGTAGAAGAATATCCTGAACTCGTTCAGAAGTATTTAGGCAGCGTGATTCCCGTGGGAGATAATTATTTTGCTGCTTTAAACTCTGCGGTGTTTAGTGATGGTTCGTTTGTCTTTATTCCTAAAGGCGTAACCTGTCCGATGGAACTCTCGACTTATTTTCGGATTAACGATGGTGATACAGGACAATTTGAACGTACTTTGATTGTGGCAGAAGAAGGTGCGTCTGTTAGCTATCTTGAAGGCTGTACTGCACCGATGTTTGACACTAATCAGCTTCACGCTGCGGTAGTCGAATTAGTGGCGTTAGACAATGCTGATATTAAATACTCTACGGTGCAAAATTGGTTTGCGGGAGACGAAAACGGTAAAGGCGGTATCTATAACTTTGTGACCAAGCGTGGCTTGTGTAAAGGAGTCAATTCTAAAATTTCTTGGACACAGGTAGAAACTGGTTCGGCAATTACTTGGAAATATCCTAGCTGTGTTTTAGTTGGCGATAACTCCGTAGGGGAATTTTATTCCATCGCCTTGACTAACAACAAACAACAGGCAGATACAGGCACGAAAATGATTCATGTGGGCAAAAATACCCGCAGCACGATCATTTCTAAAGGGATTTGTGCAGGAGATTCTCAGGGTAGCTATCGTGGCTTAGTTAAAATTGGTAACAAGGCTACTGGTGCGCGTAACTACTCCCAGTGCGACTCGATGTTAATTGGCGATAATGCTGAGGCTAATACTTTTCCTTATATCCAGGTAGCTAACAATACAGCCAAGTTAGAACATGAAGCTTCTACGGCCAAAATTGGTGAAGAACAGCTATTTTACTTTGCTCAACGGGGTATTTCTGAAGAAGATGCGGTTTCTATGTTGGTAAGTGGTTTTTGTAAAGACGTGTTGAACGAATTACCAATGGAGTTTGCTGCTGAAGCAGATAAATTGTTAAGTCTTAAGTTAGAAGGAACAGTTGGTTAA
- a CDS encoding shikimate kinase codes for MMGSGKTTVGQHLAQSMNYRFIDTDRTIEAIAKKPIPAIFEQSGETSFRELETQVLGELSVYTRTVISTGGGIIQEQMNWSYLRHGLVVWLDVDLEILKKRVAQDQNRPLADKLESLLNQRRPLYAQADLQVSPGLEQSPQEVAAQIEQLIPSILKSQVQLNN; via the coding sequence ATGATGGGTTCGGGAAAAACCACTGTTGGCCAACATCTGGCTCAAAGTATGAACTATCGCTTTATTGATACCGATCGAACTATTGAAGCGATCGCTAAAAAACCAATCCCAGCTATTTTTGAACAGTCGGGGGAAACGAGTTTTCGCGAGTTGGAAACTCAGGTTTTGGGTGAACTGTCGGTTTACACCCGTACAGTAATTTCGACTGGAGGGGGCATCATTCAAGAGCAAATGAACTGGAGTTATCTACGACACGGTTTGGTTGTTTGGCTAGATGTAGATTTAGAGATATTAAAAAAAAGGGTCGCCCAAGATCAAAATCGACCATTGGCTGACAAACTAGAATCATTGTTAAACCAACGCCGTCCTTTGTATGCTCAGGCGGATTTGCAAGTTTCTCCTGGACTAGAACAGTCTCCTCAAGAAGTAGCGGCCCAGATTGAGCAACTGATACCTTCTATACTCAAATCCCAGGTGCAGCTAAATAACTAG
- a CDS encoding response regulator, with protein MSVTLEMDEKPKTILLVEDNKADVRLIEEALKNSSLTYDMAMVRDGVAAMAYLHQSGEYASASRPDLIILDLNLPKKDGREVLAEIKTNPQFKRIPVIILTTSKNEDDIQQSYDLNANCFITKSRNLSQLFTIVRRIEEFWLTTVTLPSQ; from the coding sequence ATGAGCGTGACCTTAGAAATGGACGAAAAGCCAAAAACTATTCTGTTGGTGGAGGACAATAAAGCTGATGTTCGGCTGATCGAGGAAGCATTAAAAAACAGTTCTCTGACTTACGACATGGCAATGGTTAGAGACGGGGTGGCGGCAATGGCATATTTACATCAATCAGGGGAATATGCCTCTGCATCTCGTCCTGACCTAATTATTTTAGATTTAAACCTGCCCAAAAAAGATGGTCGGGAAGTACTAGCAGAAATCAAGACTAACCCCCAATTTAAACGGATTCCTGTCATTATTTTGACTACTTCTAAAAATGAAGATGATATCCAGCAAAGTTACGATCTCAATGCCAACTGTTTTATTACTAAATCCCGTAACCTCAGCCAGTTATTTACAATTGTGAGAAGAATTGAGGAATTTTGGCTAACTACCGTTACTCTACCTTCTCAATAG
- a CDS encoding esterase-like activity of phytase family protein, translating into MFRNFSLEFIDQYEIPKAEFQDTVVQGLSAIAYNRQEDLFYVLSDDRSKRSPARFYTFKLAFQQSNQQIQIDSFKPEKVTFLLNEAGEKYLPGKIDPEGLTLSPRNTIFISSEGDPTKDIAPFIAEYELATGKKLSDLPVPPRYLVNQKSQGIQENLSFESLTINRTGLPEDPFRVFTATEAALLQDRSLEEQAQTRVRFLHYVVNPVGEPIVVAEHLYLLDPAPAEIISNGLTELLALKTEGYFLSLERTYGFTGSGAKIFQVVIGNATDTTKIESLKGNIAQVQPLHKKLLFDLQDLGIYLDNLEGMTVGPRLPDGSQSLLLISDDNFNDEQISQLLLFRLIENK; encoded by the coding sequence ATGTTTCGCAACTTTTCTTTAGAGTTTATCGATCAGTATGAAATCCCCAAAGCAGAATTTCAGGATACAGTTGTTCAGGGATTATCGGCGATCGCTTATAATCGCCAAGAAGATTTATTTTATGTCCTGTCAGATGATCGAAGTAAACGCTCTCCCGCACGTTTCTACACCTTCAAATTGGCATTCCAGCAAAGTAATCAACAAATTCAAATCGATAGCTTTAAGCCAGAGAAAGTAACTTTTTTACTTAATGAAGCAGGCGAAAAATATCTCCCAGGTAAAATCGATCCCGAAGGATTGACTCTCTCTCCCAGAAATACCATTTTTATTTCTAGCGAAGGCGATCCGACTAAAGATATCGCACCCTTCATTGCCGAATATGAACTAGCAACAGGCAAAAAATTATCCGATCTACCCGTACCACCACGCTATCTAGTTAATCAAAAATCTCAAGGAATCCAAGAAAATCTCTCGTTTGAATCCTTAACTATTAATCGTACAGGATTACCCGAAGACCCTTTTCGTGTCTTTACCGCTACTGAAGCAGCATTACTTCAAGATCGATCCTTGGAAGAACAAGCACAAACCAGAGTTCGCTTTCTCCACTACGTAGTTAATCCTGTTGGCGAGCCGATAGTTGTTGCCGAACATTTATACCTGCTCGATCCTGCTCCCGCTGAAATTATCTCTAATGGACTAACTGAACTCTTGGCACTGAAAACAGAAGGCTATTTTCTCAGTTTAGAGAGAACTTATGGTTTTACTGGTTCAGGAGCAAAAATTTTCCAAGTAGTAATTGGAAATGCCACGGACACAACTAAGATTGAGAGTTTAAAAGGTAATATTGCTCAGGTACAGCCGTTGCACAAAAAACTTTTATTTGATCTACAAGACTTGGGTATCTACCTCGATAATCTTGAAGGCATGACTGTAGGGCCTCGTTTACCCGATGGTAGTCAAAGTTTACTCTTAATTAGTGATGATAACTTTAACGATGAGCAGATTAGTCAGTTGTTGCTATTTCGGTTAATTGAGAATAAGTGA
- the argB gene encoding acetylglutamate kinase, translated as MINDSEYFKESAATRVRILSEALPYIQKFANRTIVIKYGGAAMKDSSLKEKVINDIVFLVSVGVRPIVVHGGGPEINTWLQKLNIEPEFKDGLRVTDSLTMDVVEMVLAGRVNKELVSLINRAGAKAVGLCGKDANLIQARPVGKEGVGFVGEVASVDTGLVESLVSSGYVPIISSVAADENGQAYNINADTVAGEIAASLQAEKLILLTDTAGILYDYHDPSTLLNKLDIQKARELISEGIVSGGMIPKVSCCVRSLAQGVKAAHILDGRLPHSLLLEILTDEGIGSMIVASESISLFYENQTGQ; from the coding sequence ATGATTAACGACAGCGAATATTTCAAAGAATCAGCAGCTACCCGCGTCCGTATTCTGAGTGAAGCTTTGCCCTATATTCAGAAATTTGCCAACCGAACGATCGTTATCAAATACGGGGGGGCTGCCATGAAAGATAGTAGTCTCAAGGAAAAGGTAATTAACGATATTGTGTTTCTGGTTAGTGTTGGGGTGCGCCCTATAGTGGTTCATGGTGGTGGCCCCGAAATTAATACCTGGCTCCAGAAACTGAATATTGAGCCTGAGTTTAAAGACGGGTTGCGAGTAACTGACTCACTAACTATGGACGTAGTAGAGATGGTTTTAGCAGGTAGGGTTAATAAAGAATTAGTCTCTTTGATTAATCGCGCAGGGGCTAAAGCAGTTGGACTATGCGGTAAAGATGCTAACTTAATTCAGGCGCGCCCTGTGGGTAAAGAAGGTGTAGGTTTTGTGGGGGAAGTTGCCAGCGTTGATACAGGACTAGTCGAATCTTTAGTTAGTAGCGGATATGTACCGATTATCTCTAGTGTTGCTGCGGATGAGAATGGTCAAGCCTATAACATTAACGCCGATACTGTAGCGGGAGAAATTGCCGCATCATTACAGGCGGAAAAGCTGATTCTCTTAACTGATACAGCAGGAATTTTATACGACTATCACGATCCCTCAACTCTACTCAACAAGCTAGATATTCAGAAGGCAAGGGAGCTAATTAGTGAAGGAATTGTTTCAGGGGGAATGATTCCTAAAGTTTCTTGCTGTGTGCGATCGCTTGCCCAAGGAGTAAAAGCGGCTCATATTCTCGATGGTAGATTACCTCATTCACTACTACTCGAAATTCTGACTGATGAAGGGATCGGTTCGATGATTGTTGCCTCAGAATCGATCAGTTTATTCTATGAAAATCAGACGGGCCAATAA